Within the Candidatus Binatia bacterium genome, the region TTGCTTCTTGCCGGACGGGGCGTCTATCTCGCGGTCGGCCGCTGCCCCTGGCTCCCGCGGCGTTATCGGGGGCGCGAGCTGATGCGCTGGATGGTCGACTCGGGGCTCGCCGACCAGACCGTGGACACGCTCCCGTCGCCGGCGGCGCGGCTGGGGTGCAACACGCCCGTGTCCGGGAACGACGGCGGGCATGACTGCAATCCGCGGTGGCTCGCGCGCCACGGAGCCGTGCTGCTGGGGAGGGTCGAGGCGATCGAGGGACCCGTGCTGCGCCTGGGCGAAGGGCTGAGCCAGAATCTCGCGGCCGGCGACGAGTTCATCGCGGCGTTCCGGAAGATGGCCGACGGCGTCGCCGCGACGGCAGGTCTCGAGCTGCCCGACCCCGAGCCCGCCGATGAACCGGTGATGCCCCCGGAGCTTCGTGAGCTCGACCTGCGCGAGGCCGGCGTGGGCGCCGTCATCTGGGCGAACGGGTTCCGGCCGGACCACTCCTGGATCGAGGGCGTCGAGCACGATGCCCAGGGGTGGCCGCTCCAGCAGCGCGGCGCCTCGCCGGTGCCCGGGCTCTACTTCGTCGGCCTCCACTGGCTGCACAAGCGGAAGTCCGCGCTGCTGCTGGGCGTCGGCGAGGATGCCGATCACGTTGCCTCGATGCTAGCAAATAGCTAAGTGCCTGTTGGTTATGGCACTATCCTCATCTGAAATGTAGGCCCGCCTGTTCGGCCGCCATTCCCGGTATCCTTTATGGATTGGCCCGCAGCACCGGCCGCTTGGAAATCGCCGCAACGGATCCACGCAAGGAGCTCCGCCATGGACATCTTGCCCTCGCTCAGGCGCCTTCCTCCGTCGTTTCCTGGAGCGCCGCTTTCGATAGCATCGCTGTTCGTTCTGTTCGCGCTCGCATCGCCGTTCGCTCTCTTCCCCGTGCCGTCCGCCCTCGCGCTCTCGATCCCGGCCAATACGTGGGTCGCTCAGGCGGCGCCGACGCAGGTCCTCCCCTCGGGACTGGGAGGCACCTACCAGGGACGGGGGTGGAACCACCTGCGCTACGATTCGGTGAACCAGCAGATGGTCCTCTTCGACGGCTACAACGAGCCGCCGGTGTATCCGCTCGGCAACATCTACGCGAACTCCCTCTGGAGCTACGACCCGGTGAAGAACCAGCTCTCCCTGGAGAAGCTGGATCACTGGACCCACACCAGCACCGGCACCGGGCCCCTTCCGGAGAACACCGACGACCCCACGCCCTACGACCGTCACTCCTATGCGTGCATCGTCTATGTCGCCTCCCACGACGCCGTCTATCTCTGGTCCGGCGCCAACAGCAACATCCCCGACGGCTACATCGGCGACATGTGGAGCTACTCCTTCGCGCGGCACGCCTGGCGGCAGATCGCGGGTCCGCACCCCTTCACCGTCTTCGAGCAGGCGATGGCCTACGATCCCTTCCTGGAGAAGCTCGTCCTCTTCGGCGGATCGGACCGGGGCTACCACGACGGGGACAAGACCTACGTGTTCGACCTGAAGAGCGAGCTCTGGACCGACGTCGCGCCGGTGACGGTCCCGGCGCCGCGCGCCGGCCAGACGCTCACGTTCGATCCGGAGCGCCGCGTCACCTGGATGTTCGGCGGCGCGATCAACGGGCAGCCGACGAACGAGCTGTGGCAGTACGACGCGCGCGCGAACACCTGGGTCCAGGTCGCCGTTTCGGGAGAGTCCCCCAGTCCGCGCCGCTTTGCCAACATGGCCTACGACTCCACGCATGACGTCGTGCTCCTCTGGGGCGGCGTCACCGGCTCGAACGCGGCGCTCACGGACACGTGGGTGCTCCATCCCGACCGCCGGACCTGGGAGAAGCTCTCGCCGGCGACGTCTCCGGATCCCCTGGTGAACTACGCCGAGGACATGGACTACGACCCGGTCAACGACGTCTTCGTGATGAACCAGAGCGGGAAGTTCTGGCTCTTCCGCTACGGTCCCGAAAAACCGGCCGCCGCGGCGCAGGCGCCGTCCAGCGTCGATCTACGCCTGCTCTCGTCCAACCCGGCCCGTCATGAGACCCGCATGAGTTTCACGCTGACCCGCGACGCGGACGTGCGGATCGACATGGTCGACTCCCTCGGCCGGCGCGTCGCGACGCTCGTCCAGGGGCGCTACCCGGCGGGTGAGCACGAGGTGGACTGGGCCGGCGGTACGTCGCGCCGCTCGGCATCGGGGATCTACTACGTGCGGCTCACGGCGGAGGGACGCGTGTTGACGAGGAGGGTGGTGCTGGTTCGATAGCTCAACCTGCAATTTCCAGTAATGCTTTGCGGGGCGGCGCCCGAAAGTAGTAAGAGGGACAGGGAGAGCGCCGCTGCCTGGAGCCGATCGCGGCGCGCTGGCCGCGATGCCCGTCGGAGGAAACCGGACGGTCGCATCGGGCCAGAGGAGAAACCGGGCGGCGGAGGTGTTTCATAACGAAATGTCCCCTCTGAAGACAGCCCTCGCCGGCATCCTGGCCGCCTTCAACCAGGACCCATATACGCTCTTCGCACAGCCCCGACACGATCCGGAGCTGTATTCGGAACCCCCGGGCGAGGCGGTGACCTTCTGGGGCCATGCCTGCGTCTACATCGACGTGCGAGGACGTGGGATCGTGACCGATCCCGTCTTCGGCCGCCGCTACTCGCCGCTCAACGGCAGGCGGATTCCCTCGCCTCCTCCCAGCGCCTACGAAGCGACCCGCGTCATCCTGATCTCGCACGCCCACTCCGATCATCTGCAGCCCCGCACGCTGGCTCGCTTTCCCAAGCGCGCGACCATCCTCTGCCCGCCGCCTTCGGAGAGATACGTACGCGGCCTGGGTCCCAGGGTGCGGGTGATGCGAGTGGGCGACGAGTACACCATCCGAGGCGCGTCGATCATGGCGGTGCCGGCCGATCATCCGGGCGGCCGCTACTCGCACATCGCCGAGGCGGACGGGCGCGCCCTGGGGTACGTCATCCGGACGGAGAACGGCACCGTCTAC harbors:
- a CDS encoding NAD(P)-binding domain-containing protein, which gives rise to MAEGKGEGAPERIDTVVIGAGQAGLAASWCLTRRGIEHTVLERGRVGERWRSERWDGFYLNTPNWALQLPGFVYDGPEPDAFASLRETITYLERYAKSFGAPVREQTPVTRVRRQGDRFLVETPSGAVSSRRVIVAAGAYQRPTPAPLARQLPPGIASLHTSEYKRPSLLPDGAVVIVGSGQSGCQIAEELLLAGRGVYLAVGRCPWLPRRYRGRELMRWMVDSGLADQTVDTLPSPAARLGCNTPVSGNDGGHDCNPRWLARHGAVLLGRVEAIEGPVLRLGEGLSQNLAAGDEFIAAFRKMADGVAATAGLELPDPEPADEPVMPPELRELDLREAGVGAVIWANGFRPDHSWIEGVEHDAQGWPLQQRGASPVPGLYFVGLHWLHKRKSALLLGVGEDADHVASMLANS
- a CDS encoding kelch repeat-containing protein, with amino-acid sequence MPSALALSIPANTWVAQAAPTQVLPSGLGGTYQGRGWNHLRYDSVNQQMVLFDGYNEPPVYPLGNIYANSLWSYDPVKNQLSLEKLDHWTHTSTGTGPLPENTDDPTPYDRHSYACIVYVASHDAVYLWSGANSNIPDGYIGDMWSYSFARHAWRQIAGPHPFTVFEQAMAYDPFLEKLVLFGGSDRGYHDGDKTYVFDLKSELWTDVAPVTVPAPRAGQTLTFDPERRVTWMFGGAINGQPTNELWQYDARANTWVQVAVSGESPSPRRFANMAYDSTHDVVLLWGGVTGSNAALTDTWVLHPDRRTWEKLSPATSPDPLVNYAEDMDYDPVNDVFVMNQSGKFWLFRYGPEKPAAAAQAPSSVDLRLLSSNPARHETRMSFTLTRDADVRIDMVDSLGRRVATLVQGRYPAGEHEVDWAGGTSRRSASGIYYVRLTAEGRVLTRRVVLVR
- a CDS encoding MBL fold metallo-hydrolase, which gives rise to MSPLKTALAGILAAFNQDPYTLFAQPRHDPELYSEPPGEAVTFWGHACVYIDVRGRGIVTDPVFGRRYSPLNGRRIPSPPPSAYEATRVILISHAHSDHLQPRTLARFPKRATILCPPPSERYVRGLGPRVRVMRVGDEYTIRGASIMAVPADHPGGRYSHIAEADGRALGYVIRTENGTVYYSGDTDYFPGIETIGRSCQPDLALLNVNAHLRPADALRAAEALGSPPVVPLHLGAYGGRAARRGRRWHREFLEMAGPLALPLAVGQSVLLNDSLSDPVDASRPTLRLVRDSSGC